In one Pseudomonas sp. SCA2728.1_7 genomic region, the following are encoded:
- a CDS encoding ABC transporter substrate-binding protein — protein MMLRAAIAGLVLASFTVSASAETIRIAIGTQDTTINCAAGGLLIRELGLLDKYLPHDGAYKDAKYDVQWKNFTSGAPLTNEMVAGKLDFGAMADFPGAFNGVAFETAGKHSLFISVLSGSIKGSGNGIVVPSASGVQALSELKGKTISVPFASTAHGMLLRAVAEQGWDPLKDVNIIAQPPEVAGSALQAGKIDAHADFVPFAELFPSRGFARKIYDGAQANAPTFHGALVDQTYAKKYPEIVVAYLRASIEANRLLAAEPEKYSELIAKVTGVDAEVNYLFHGPLGVQTRDLSWKPEYRQAVGTAIDTLKLLKKADRGLDLNTFIDDQYIRAAFKASGLDYTAQLANYAQTPLKATDAATGKAISDFSHVAEIWVRGESKVRQYASAEEAFTALAALKQEGKNVRAVYAQASDSGIKLLAEQAWFASDAKGRLSAFLLKGQAQQYASAQGGKVFDFTDATAQAVAAR, from the coding sequence ATCATGTTGCGTGCAGCAATCGCCGGTCTGGTACTGGCTTCGTTCACCGTGTCGGCCTCGGCCGAAACCATCCGCATTGCCATCGGCACCCAGGACACCACCATCAACTGCGCCGCCGGCGGCTTGTTGATTCGTGAACTCGGTCTGCTCGACAAATACCTGCCCCACGACGGCGCTTACAAAGACGCCAAGTACGACGTGCAGTGGAAGAACTTCACCAGCGGCGCACCGCTGACCAACGAGATGGTCGCCGGCAAACTCGACTTCGGCGCCATGGCCGATTTCCCCGGTGCGTTCAACGGTGTCGCGTTCGAAACCGCCGGCAAGCACAGCCTGTTTATCAGCGTGCTGTCGGGCAGCATCAAGGGCAGCGGCAACGGCATCGTCGTGCCCAGCGCGTCGGGCGTGCAGGCGCTGAGCGAGCTCAAGGGCAAGACCATTTCCGTGCCGTTCGCTTCGACCGCCCACGGCATGTTGCTGCGTGCGGTGGCGGAGCAGGGCTGGGATCCGCTCAAGGATGTCAACATCATCGCCCAGCCGCCGGAAGTCGCCGGCTCGGCGTTGCAGGCCGGCAAGATCGACGCCCACGCCGATTTCGTGCCGTTCGCCGAGCTGTTCCCGAGCCGGGGTTTCGCCCGCAAGATCTACGACGGCGCCCAGGCCAATGCGCCGACATTCCACGGTGCGCTGGTGGATCAGACTTATGCGAAGAAGTATCCGGAGATCGTCGTCGCGTACCTGCGCGCGAGCATCGAGGCCAATCGACTGCTCGCCGCCGAGCCTGAAAAGTACAGCGAGCTGATCGCCAAAGTCACCGGTGTCGATGCCGAGGTGAATTACCTGTTCCACGGCCCGCTCGGCGTGCAGACCCGCGACCTGAGCTGGAAGCCGGAATATCGCCAGGCGGTCGGCACGGCTATCGATACGTTGAAGCTGTTGAAGAAGGCTGATCGCGGGCTCGATCTGAATACGTTTATTGACGATCAGTACATCCGTGCGGCGTTCAAGGCGTCGGGTCTGGATTACACGGCCCAGTTGGCCAACTACGCGCAGACGCCGTTGAAGGCCACGGATGCGGCGACCGGTAAAGCGATCAGTGACTTCAGCCATGTCGCGGAAATCTGGGTGCGCGGTGAGAGCAAGGTGCGGCAGTACGCGTCTGCGGAAGAGGCGTTTACCGCGTTGGCCGCGTTGAAGCAGGAAGGCAAAAACGTCCGTGCGGTGTATGCGCAGGCCAGTGACAGCGGGATCAAGTTGCTCGCGGAGCAGGCGTGGTTTGCCAGTGATGCGAAGGGGCGTCTGAGTGCGTTTCTGCTCAAGGGGCAGGCTCAGCAATATGCTTCAGCGCAGGGTGGCAA
- a CDS encoding ferredoxin family protein — protein MAYQAQEIFFRSNAPVTVDEDKCIAEKGCTVCVDVCPMDLLAINPATQKAYMAFDECWYCMPCEKDCPTGAVKVDIPYLLR, from the coding sequence ATGGCCTATCAAGCTCAGGAAATCTTCTTCCGCTCCAACGCCCCCGTCACCGTGGACGAGGACAAATGCATCGCCGAAAAGGGCTGCACCGTGTGTGTCGACGTTTGCCCGATGGATTTGCTGGCGATCAACCCGGCGACGCAGAAGGCCTACATGGCGTTCGATGAATGCTGGTACTGCATGCCGTGCGAAAAGGATTGCCCGACCGGTGCCGTCAAGGTCGACATCCCCTATCTCCTGCGTTGA
- a CDS encoding fumarate reductase/succinate dehydrogenase flavoprotein subunit — MTRNVLEQEYDIVVIGGGTAGPMAAIKAKEKNRDLRVLLVDKANVKRSGAISMGMDGLNNAIIPGHSTPEQYTKEITIANDGIVNQAAVYAYATHSFETIEQLDRWGVKFEKDETGDYAVKKVHHMGAYVLPMPEGHDIKKVLYRQLKRARVSITNRLVCTRLLTDEEGTVNGVMGFDCRSADFHVIKAKAVILACGAAGRLGLPSSGYLMGTYENPTNAGDGYAMAYHAGAELANLECFQINPLIKDYNGPACAYVTGPLGGYTANNKGERFIECDYWSGQMMWEFHQELESGNGPVFLKLDHLAEETIQNIEEILHSNERPSRGQFHANRGTDYRTQMVEMHISEIGFCSGHSASGVWVNERAETSVKGLYSAGDMAAVPHNYMLGAFTYGWFAGHNAADFVAGREFSALDAEQIEKEKARVYAPLDREHGLPPAQVEYKLRRFVNDYLQPPKVTKKMQIGLQRFSDIERDLEQMKANNAHELMRAMETSVIRDCAEMAARASLFRAESRWGLYHYRVDHPQRNDSEWFCHCHLKKGDDGQMTSFKKAVEPYIIPLDAEEMQAYDRLRVGAFAA; from the coding sequence ATGACCCGCAACGTTCTCGAACAGGAATACGACATCGTCGTCATCGGCGGCGGCACCGCAGGCCCGATGGCCGCGATCAAGGCCAAGGAAAAGAACCGCGACTTGCGCGTGTTGCTGGTCGACAAGGCCAACGTCAAACGCAGCGGCGCGATCAGCATGGGCATGGACGGCCTGAACAACGCGATCATTCCCGGCCACTCGACGCCTGAGCAGTACACCAAGGAAATCACCATCGCCAACGACGGCATCGTCAATCAGGCCGCCGTTTACGCCTACGCCACCCACAGCTTCGAAACCATCGAACAGCTCGACCGTTGGGGCGTGAAGTTCGAGAAGGACGAAACCGGCGATTACGCGGTGAAAAAAGTCCACCACATGGGCGCCTATGTGCTGCCGATGCCGGAAGGGCACGACATCAAAAAGGTCCTTTATCGCCAGTTGAAACGTGCCCGGGTGAGCATCACCAATCGCCTGGTCTGCACGCGGTTGCTGACTGACGAGGAGGGCACCGTCAACGGTGTGATGGGCTTCGATTGCCGCAGCGCCGACTTCCATGTGATCAAAGCCAAAGCGGTGATCCTCGCCTGTGGCGCTGCCGGGCGACTCGGTCTGCCGTCGTCGGGCTATCTGATGGGCACCTACGAAAACCCGACCAACGCTGGCGACGGTTACGCGATGGCCTATCACGCCGGCGCCGAACTGGCCAACCTCGAGTGCTTCCAGATCAACCCGCTGATCAAGGATTACAACGGCCCGGCCTGCGCCTACGTCACCGGCCCGCTGGGTGGCTACACCGCCAACAACAAGGGCGAACGCTTCATCGAGTGCGACTACTGGAGCGGGCAGATGATGTGGGAGTTCCACCAGGAACTGGAGAGCGGCAACGGCCCGGTATTCCTCAAACTCGATCACCTGGCGGAAGAAACCATCCAGAACATCGAGGAAATCCTGCACAGCAACGAGCGCCCGAGTCGCGGCCAATTCCACGCCAATCGCGGCACCGATTACCGCACGCAAATGGTCGAAATGCACATTTCCGAAATCGGCTTTTGCAGCGGTCATTCGGCGTCTGGTGTGTGGGTCAACGAGCGTGCCGAGACGTCGGTGAAAGGCTTGTATTCGGCGGGTGACATGGCCGCTGTGCCGCACAATTACATGCTCGGCGCGTTCACCTATGGCTGGTTCGCCGGACATAACGCCGCCGACTTCGTCGCCGGCCGCGAATTTTCTGCGCTGGATGCCGAGCAGATCGAAAAGGAAAAAGCCCGCGTCTACGCACCGCTGGATCGCGAGCACGGTCTGCCGCCGGCCCAGGTCGAATACAAGCTGCGGCGCTTCGTCAACGATTACCTGCAACCGCCGAAAGTCACCAAGAAGATGCAGATCGGCCTGCAACGCTTCAGCGACATCGAACGCGATCTCGAGCAGATGAAGGCCAACAACGCCCACGAACTGATGCGCGCGATGGAAACCAGCGTGATCCGCGACTGTGCCGAAATGGCCGCTCGCGCCTCGTTGTTCCGCGCCGAAAGCCGCTGGGGCCTGTACCACTATCGCGTCGATCATCCGCAGCGCAACGACAGCGAATGGTTTTGCCATTGCCACCTGAAGAAGGGTGATGACGGCCAGATGACCAGTTTCAAGAAAGCCGTCGAGCCTTACATCATCCCGCTCGATGCTGAAGAAATGCAGGCTTACGACCGTTTGCGGGTCGGTGCATTCGCCGCTTGA
- a CDS encoding GntR family transcriptional regulator, with product MTDNVLSLSSVPLHTQLRDVLRARILDGEYPQDSQMPSESELGALFKVSRITVRQALGDLQKEGLIFKIHGKGTFVAKPKTFQNVSSLQGLAESMTGRGYEVINRLRSFKFIPADKRVAERLQVAEGEIVTQIKRVRLINREPISLEITYLPKAVGERLEKADLVTRDIFLILENDCGIALGHADLAIDAVLADSDLTQALNVEAGSPIMRIERLTHDAQGQPLDFEHLYYRGDAFQYRLRIDRQKGEQA from the coding sequence ATGACCGATAACGTTCTTTCCCTTAGCAGCGTTCCTCTGCACACCCAGCTGCGCGACGTCCTGCGTGCGCGGATTCTCGACGGCGAATACCCGCAAGACAGCCAGATGCCCTCCGAAAGCGAACTCGGTGCGCTGTTCAAAGTCAGCCGCATCACCGTGCGCCAGGCGCTCGGCGATCTGCAAAAGGAAGGGCTGATCTTCAAGATCCACGGCAAAGGCACCTTCGTCGCCAAGCCGAAAACCTTTCAAAACGTCAGCAGCCTGCAAGGCCTCGCCGAGTCGATGACCGGTCGCGGCTACGAGGTGATCAACCGCCTGCGCAGCTTCAAATTCATCCCCGCCGACAAGCGCGTCGCCGAGCGTTTGCAAGTCGCCGAAGGCGAGATCGTCACGCAGATCAAACGCGTACGGCTGATCAACCGTGAGCCGATTTCGCTGGAAATCACCTACCTGCCCAAAGCCGTCGGCGAGCGGCTGGAGAAGGCCGATCTGGTCACTCGCGACATCTTCCTGATCCTCGAAAACGACTGCGGCATTGCCCTCGGCCACGCTGATCTGGCTATCGACGCGGTGCTCGCCGACAGCGACCTGACCCAGGCGCTGAACGTCGAAGCTGGCTCGCCGATCATGCGCATCGAGCGTCTGACCCACGACGCGCAAGGCCAGCCGCTGGACTTCGAACACCTTTACTACCGTGGCGATGCGTTCCAGTACCGCCTGCGGATTGACCGGCAAAAAGGGGAGCAGGCATGA
- a CDS encoding Dyp-type peroxidase, which translates to MSYYQPGILATPVPAQARHLFFAIESVEALPQAIDNLLNQVDGKSAVVGFGESLAKALNVQIDGLRSFPALTGVGVENPSTQHALWVWLHGVDRGELLNRCNALEAALAPALRLVEMQEAFRHKDGHDLTGYEDGTENPHDEAAIAAALQSAGTDGMVGGSFAAIQQWQHDLKGFHKLSADDKDNIMGRRLSDNEEIDDAPVSAHVKRTAQESFAPEAFVVRRSMPWIEGDRAGLMFLAFGLSLDAFEAQLRRMSGLEDGITDGLYRISRPITGGYYWCPPLKDGHLDLRALRIG; encoded by the coding sequence ATGAGTTACTACCAGCCGGGCATTCTCGCCACCCCAGTTCCTGCGCAAGCACGTCACCTGTTTTTCGCCATTGAGTCGGTGGAAGCGCTGCCGCAGGCGATCGACAATCTGCTGAATCAGGTGGACGGCAAGTCGGCGGTGGTCGGTTTCGGCGAATCCCTGGCCAAGGCCCTCAACGTGCAGATCGACGGCCTGCGCAGTTTCCCGGCGTTGACCGGCGTTGGCGTCGAGAACCCGTCGACCCAACACGCGCTGTGGGTCTGGCTGCACGGCGTCGACCGTGGTGAACTGCTCAACCGTTGCAACGCCCTCGAAGCCGCACTGGCCCCGGCCCTGCGTCTGGTCGAGATGCAGGAAGCCTTCCGCCACAAGGATGGCCACGACCTGACCGGTTACGAAGATGGCACCGAAAACCCCCACGACGAAGCCGCCATCGCTGCCGCCCTGCAAAGTGCCGGCACTGACGGCATGGTCGGTGGCAGCTTCGCCGCGATCCAGCAGTGGCAGCACGACCTCAAGGGTTTCCACAAGCTCTCGGCCGACGACAAAGACAACATCATGGGCCGTCGCCTCAGCGACAATGAAGAGATCGACGACGCGCCAGTCTCCGCCCACGTCAAACGCACCGCGCAGGAAAGCTTCGCCCCTGAGGCGTTCGTCGTACGCCGCTCGATGCCGTGGATCGAAGGGGATCGCGCCGGTCTGATGTTCCTCGCCTTCGGCCTCTCGCTGGATGCCTTCGAAGCGCAACTGCGCCGTATGAGCGGCCTGGAAGACGGCATCACCGATGGTCTCTATCGCATCAGCCGCCCAATCACTGGCGGCTACTACTGGTGCCCGCCGCTGAAGGACGGTCACCTCGATCTGCGCGCGTTACGCATCGGCTGA